The following proteins are encoded in a genomic region of Candidatus Deferrimicrobium sp.:
- a CDS encoding metallopeptidase family protein — protein MRDRRGHDDFDRALRRALSELPPMFRDALANVAVVVEEWAPDELLDELGVPPDETLYGFYHGVPLPERSVQDSGLLPDKISVYRGPLVEDFPDRGELCRQIRITLLHEIGHYFGMDEKELSRLGYE, from the coding sequence ATGCGGGATAGAAGGGGGCATGACGATTTCGACCGGGCGCTACGGAGGGCGCTCTCGGAACTCCCGCCGATGTTCCGCGACGCGCTGGCGAACGTCGCCGTGGTCGTGGAGGAGTGGGCTCCGGATGAACTGCTCGATGAACTGGGTGTTCCTCCGGACGAAACGTTGTACGGCTTTTACCACGGTGTGCCGCTCCCCGAACGGTCGGTCCAGGATTCAGGCCTCCTCCCCGACAAGATCTCCGTCTACCGGGGGCCGCTGGTGGAGGATTTCCCGGACCGGGGGGAGCTTTGCCGGCAGATCCGGATCACGCTGCTTCATGAGATCGGCCACTACTTCGGGATGGACGAGAAGGAACTCTCCCGCCTCGGATACGAATGA